The proteins below are encoded in one region of Brachyspira intermedia PWS/A:
- a CDS encoding ribonuclease H-like domain-containing protein, giving the protein MDLIKKTFQHIEGIGPKKESLLWQEGAVDWEDALNNINYYAMPSSMREALKNELPKSIYNYNSKNYSYFLKRFPDSIIYRLYPLLMDKTVFLDIETTGIKPSKAHVTVIGCYDGKEMKVFVHGRNEHEFLDYIKNYSIIVTFNGSCFDIPFLERYFATTIKSAQIDLRFVLKDLGYTGGLKKIEQDVGISRGDDMEGVNGYTAVLLWNYYQDTKDETAIDSLIHYNLLDTINLEHLLRLAYNKYAESYNCQLLEYKTLPSVDHYKPNKKLIDALHKKPYKYAPKSED; this is encoded by the coding sequence GTGGATTTAATAAAGAAAACATTTCAGCATATAGAAGGTATAGGACCTAAAAAAGAGAGTCTTTTATGGCAAGAAGGTGCTGTTGATTGGGAAGATGCTTTAAATAATATAAATTATTATGCTATGCCTAGCAGTATGAGGGAGGCTTTGAAAAATGAGCTTCCTAAATCTATTTATAATTATAATTCAAAAAATTATAGTTATTTTTTAAAGAGGTTCCCCGATTCAATAATATATAGACTTTATCCTCTCCTTATGGATAAAACTGTATTTTTGGATATAGAAACTACAGGCATAAAACCGTCCAAAGCACATGTTACAGTTATAGGATGTTATGACGGCAAAGAGATGAAAGTTTTTGTTCATGGCAGAAATGAGCATGAATTTTTAGATTATATAAAGAATTATTCTATAATTGTAACTTTCAATGGTTCTTGTTTTGATATACCATTTTTGGAGAGATATTTTGCTACGACTATAAAATCTGCTCAAATAGATTTGCGTTTTGTACTTAAAGATTTAGGATATACAGGCGGACTTAAAAAAATAGAGCAGGATGTAGGTATTTCCAGAGGTGACGATATGGAAGGCGTTAATGGATATACAGCTGTTTTACTTTGGAATTATTATCAAGATACTAAAGATGAAACAGCTATAGATTCATTGATACATTATAATTTATTAGATACTATTAACTTGGAGCATTTGCTTCGTTTAGCATATAATAAATATGCAGAAAGCTATAATTGTCAGCTTTTAGAATATAAGACTTTACCTTCTGTAGATCATTATAAACCTAACAAGAAATTAATTGATGCTTTACACAAAAAGCCTTATAAATACGCTCCTAAAAGCGAAGATTAA
- a CDS encoding radical SAM protein, whose product MFISDIIVNAIYINIPFCLRKCSFCHYVNNLKYSYSKVEDSYFIILLKQLEYVLKNIKNNKLSSIYFGGGTPSLLNEHQINQIKELFDNYNISSEEVSIEIYPDICNFDYDNNNFFNRFSIGVQSFDDKLLKLYNRKNYDYKIIEDIIYKIKKIIITIKLILI is encoded by the coding sequence ATGTTTATATCCGATATAATTGTTAATGCTATATATATTAATATACCTTTTTGTCTAAGAAAATGTAGTTTTTGTCATTATGTTAATAATCTAAAATATTCATATTCAAAAGTTGAGGATTCTTATTTTATTATATTATTAAAACAGTTAGAATATGTGTTAAAAAATATAAAAAATAATAAATTAAGTAGTATATATTTTGGAGGCGGTACTCCATCACTTTTAAATGAACATCAAATAAACCAAATAAAAGAATTATTTGATAATTATAATATTTCATCAGAAGAAGTATCTATAGAAATATATCCGGATATATGCAACTTTGATTATGATAATAATAATTTTTTTAATAGATTTTCAATAGGTGTACAAAGTTTTGATGACAAATTATTAAAACTTTATAACAGAAAAAATTATGATTATAAAATCATAGAAGATATTATATATAAAATAAAAAAAATAATAATAACAATAAAGTTAATATTGATTTGA
- a CDS encoding 4Fe-4S cluster-binding domain-containing protein codes for MIKRDVIFFDKNKIIHLILKLAGSSCNINCTYCFEKTKNLFSSESINKDFLVEFINGIKNQIVVTLHGGEPLLIGKKKL; via the coding sequence GTGATTAAAAGAGATGTTATTTTTTTCGATAAAAATAAAATAATTCATTTAATTTTAAAGCTTGCAGGTTCTTCTTGTAATATAAACTGTACTTATTGTTTTGAAAAAACTAAAAATTTGTTTTCATCTGAATCGATAAATAAAGATTTCTTAGTAGAATTTATAAATGGTATAAAAAATCAGATAGTTGTTACGCTTCATGGCGGTGAGCCTTTACTTATTGGTAAAAAAAAATTATAG
- a CDS encoding iron-containing alcohol dehydrogenase, with the protein MAIIEFNIPTKITFGVDSLDCLPDTIKKYGGRTVLVTDGASFNQTGLIDQIVNKLNDSFINVMVYSDINSTSTSDAADIIANLVRYSRAESIVAVGGFKIQNTAKGAAIVVTNSGEASDYINGQPVYHKPLPIIAVPTILGSLSEISTGMCLYDKYEEVNKQNNESNVYSSNCIIDPTLYATVPVKYTISSALSVFALSFDIYMSNTLTSITEPLIVHAMKISMQGLKKLIADSNNIDNITTLATANMLCATSACHSSLGAIRALSIAINSVYAVNKSMVCSILLPHIMEYYITVAPNKYVVLSNVIDGIDPEMTPFEIANQSAQHIKQFLHNINLPTRLNEINIDRSKFDKVAELALKYPGMDQLPRTMNFDSIMTILDQAY; encoded by the coding sequence ATGGCTATAATAGAATTTAATATACCAACAAAAATAACATTCGGAGTTGATTCTCTTGACTGCTTACCAGATACAATAAAGAAATACGGCGGAAGAACTGTATTAGTTACAGATGGAGCATCATTCAATCAAACCGGATTAATAGATCAAATAGTAAATAAACTTAATGATAGTTTTATCAATGTAATGGTTTATTCTGATATAAATTCTACAAGCACAAGCGATGCTGCAGATATCATTGCCAATTTGGTAAGATACAGCAGAGCAGAATCCATAGTAGCAGTAGGAGGATTCAAAATACAAAATACTGCTAAAGGAGCTGCAATTGTAGTAACAAACAGCGGTGAAGCTTCAGATTATATCAATGGACAGCCTGTATACCATAAACCTTTGCCTATTATAGCAGTGCCTACAATATTAGGTTCTTTATCTGAAATATCTACTGGAATGTGTCTTTATGATAAATATGAAGAAGTAAATAAACAGAATAATGAATCTAATGTATATTCTTCAAATTGTATCATAGACCCTACTTTATATGCAACTGTACCGGTTAAATATACTATAAGCAGTGCTCTATCAGTATTTGCATTATCATTCGACATATATATGAGCAACACTCTTACAAGCATAACAGAGCCTTTAATAGTTCATGCTATGAAGATAAGTATGCAGGGATTAAAAAAACTTATAGCTGATAGTAATAATATAGATAATATAACAACTTTAGCAACTGCAAATATGTTATGTGCTACTTCAGCATGTCATAGCTCTTTAGGTGCTATAAGAGCTTTATCTATTGCTATAAACAGTGTATATGCCGTTAATAAATCTATGGTATGTTCTATATTGCTTCCTCATATTATGGAATATTATATCACTGTTGCCCCTAATAAATATGTTGTACTTTCAAATGTTATAGACGGAATAGATCCTGAAATGACACCTTTTGAAATTGCTAACCAATCTGCACAGCATATAAAGCAATTCCTACATAATATAAATTTACCTACAAGACTTAATGAAATAAATATAGACAGAAGTAAATTTGATAAAGTTGCAGAATTAGCATTAAAATATCCAGGAATGGATCAGCTTCCTAGAACTATGAATTTTGATTCAATAATGACAATATTGGATCAGGCTTATTAA
- the cysS gene encoding cysteine--tRNA ligase: MKDIVFYNSLTREKEVFKPINANEVGMYSCGPTVYNYAHIGNFRAYIFSDLLRRVLEDYGYNVKLVMNLTDVDDKTIKNSKENHISLNDYTKKYKEAFFEDIKTLGIKKATVNPAATDHIKEMIDIIELLKKNGHTYESDGSVYFKISTFPQYGELANLDKQELLDGASGRVLNDEYDKENASDFVLWKAYTEDDGEVYWDSPFGKGRPGWHIECSAMSCKYLGKHFDIHTGGVDNKFPHHENEIAQNEAAFNEKFVNYWLHCEHLIVDGEKMSKSKGNFYTLRDLLDKGLSPEAIRYSLINSHYRKQLNFTIEGIKQSQSAIDRVNDLIFRLKDINNTESNEVNENLLKELELSNEKFSDSIYNDLNISEALGVLFTLVKTVNTSFDSINVSTRDAILKFIERVNNIINCFNIGDTDKKADNEDEINKLIEERTLAKKEKNYQKADEIRNQLLSMGIEIMDTPQGVKWKRK; the protein is encoded by the coding sequence ATGAAAGATATAGTATTTTACAATTCACTAACTAGAGAAAAAGAGGTATTCAAACCTATCAATGCAAATGAAGTTGGCATGTATTCTTGCGGACCTACTGTATATAACTATGCTCATATAGGTAATTTTAGAGCTTATATATTTAGCGACTTACTTAGAAGAGTATTAGAGGATTACGGATATAATGTTAAACTTGTAATGAATTTAACTGATGTTGATGATAAGACTATAAAAAATTCTAAAGAAAATCATATATCTTTGAATGATTATACAAAGAAATATAAAGAAGCATTCTTTGAAGATATAAAAACATTAGGAATAAAAAAAGCTACAGTAAACCCTGCAGCAACAGATCATATAAAAGAGATGATTGATATTATAGAGCTTCTTAAGAAAAACGGACATACTTATGAATCAGATGGTTCTGTTTATTTCAAGATAAGCACATTCCCTCAATATGGAGAATTGGCTAATTTAGATAAGCAGGAATTATTGGACGGAGCTTCAGGACGCGTTCTCAATGATGAATATGATAAAGAGAATGCAAGCGACTTTGTACTTTGGAAAGCGTATACAGAAGATGACGGTGAAGTTTATTGGGATTCTCCTTTTGGAAAGGGCAGACCCGGCTGGCATATAGAATGTTCTGCTATGAGCTGCAAATATTTAGGAAAGCATTTTGATATACATACTGGAGGAGTTGATAATAAATTTCCTCATCATGAAAATGAAATAGCACAGAATGAAGCTGCTTTCAATGAAAAGTTCGTTAATTATTGGCTTCATTGTGAGCATTTGATAGTTGATGGTGAGAAAATGTCAAAGTCTAAAGGCAACTTTTATACTTTAAGAGATTTGCTTGATAAAGGGCTTTCTCCTGAAGCTATAAGATACTCACTAATTAACTCTCATTATAGAAAGCAATTAAATTTCACTATTGAAGGAATTAAACAATCTCAAAGTGCTATTGATAGAGTTAATGATTTAATATTTAGACTCAAAGATATAAATAATACCGAATCTAATGAAGTTAATGAAAATTTATTAAAAGAGTTAGAACTTTCTAATGAAAAGTTTTCAGACTCTATTTATAATGATTTAAATATATCAGAGGCACTTGGCGTATTATTTACTTTGGTGAAAACTGTTAATACATCTTTTGACTCTATTAATGTTAGTACAAGAGATGCTATATTAAAATTTATAGAGAGAGTAAACAATATTATAAATTGTTTTAATATAGGCGATACTGATAAAAAAGCAGATAATGAAGATGAGATAAATAAATTAATAGAGGAAAGAACTCTTGCTAAGAAAGAGAAAAATTATCAAAAAGCAGATGAGATAAGAAATCAGTTATTGTCTATGGGAATAGAGATAATGGATACACCTCAGGGTGTTAAATGGAAAAGAAAATAA
- a CDS encoding radical SAM protein — translation MQTNGILLDDEWIYIIFEQYKKLNIEISISLDGSFEMNSLRINYNNQNTYNDVLNAYRLLSKNNINAGMLSVISKHSLNLYVEYIELIKKIDNLKFVKINPLFNMENNNLSKDSITPTEFAQFIINVANLYIKEEIYKKIAIEPILSMIQKINNKESKYCNYNKNKCYQFISLYPNGLVAPCDCFSSSEFEINIDKTISISENIVNAINENTIFNSLMNDCKNCNIFDFCNAGCISQRYYFRNNKDLYDDYCESKKMLYSFSSKFKV, via the coding sequence TTGCAAACTAATGGTATATTATTAGATGATGAATGGATATATATAATATTTGAGCAATATAAAAAATTAAATATAGAAATATCCATAAGTTTAGATGGTTCATTTGAAATGAATTCTCTAAGAATAAATTATAATAATCAAAATACTTATAATGATGTACTTAATGCTTATAGATTATTATCTAAAAATAATATAAATGCTGGAATGCTTAGTGTAATTTCTAAACATTCATTAAATTTATATGTTGAATATATTGAGTTGATAAAAAAAATTGATAATCTAAAATTTGTAAAAATCAATCCCCTATTTAATATGGAAAATAATAATCTAAGTAAAGATAGTATAACTCCAACTGAATTTGCACAATTTATAATAAATGTAGCAAACTTATATATAAAGGAAGAAATATATAAAAAAATAGCAATAGAACCAATATTAAGTATGATTCAAAAAATTAATAATAAAGAATCTAAATATTGTAATTATAATAAAAATAAATGCTATCAATTTATATCTTTATATCCAAATGGATTAGTAGCACCATGTGATTGTTTTTCTAGCAGTGAATTTGAAATAAATATTGATAAAACAATATCTATTAGTGAAAATATTGTCAATGCTATTAATGAAAATACAATTTTTAACAGCCTTATGAATGATTGTAAAAATTGTAATATATTTGATTTTTGTAATGCAGGATGCATATCACAAAGATATTACTTTAGAAATAATAAAGATTTATATGATGATTATTGTGAATCAAAAAAAATGTTATATTCATTTAGTAGTAAATTTAAGGTCTAA
- a CDS encoding DUF2723 domain-containing protein, protein MAKLSHLEKEYIKANYKNKSIDELTKKLEKDRELIEEYINNLQNSQKNNTKTNKEKVNKENGGNILSKLFSKKANQEPIYKRYEIKPYHLSKIDAIFAAVAFLFTFFLYLFTLTPSLSAGDNGELTTAAYFLGVGHAPGYPFYTLMSKLFTYIPFGNIAWRTNLFSGTCAAIAMIFFYLIMVKVLGQNRVERGFSPIVQIPALFASIAFAISDNMWAQATMAEVYSLNILQIASMLLILVYWFENVWKHANDEVPYYGNKYLMAFGFLYGVALANHHVTLPFAFAPLLFIAVVLFLIHKDRYINHIETSFISIFVFLVLLFIGGFGYYRFIMNYEAYLYFPPGVASNDSIFSIIFKPFADMNIMSDIFTALANGSYLRPDMIQNLKAPFYPTLYKGMFLVFWPLFLVVVWCLVYRYFLCKIDKFNNDNDFITGISISYYKMLLMLAVGVMIYAYMPIRARALPPLNWGQLNEPSGWENLSYLFSMIHRKQYGASGNDIAAAFILHPEQVSALINIFKTQLTVLGLLFLIPGLFQIFKKNKFIGIFSVFGLLSFAVSLMAYTNPPPSVRTLSFVEVFFLPATLYMLVIIGFGIQWYMEYFNTNIKNVLKKPSEETADTKLKPYHAISLAAILVIMIPIFIMNLSRNNNSKDFSNHDYSYNMMNSLPDNAIFATEGGDNQVFGLVYYTMVERRRPDLKIYDQKGNVFERIYGNLMKTDGRWLGDISDAVDKDFIESGRPYYMAWRRDGLYRLGDYYFKAYGLVFKVQPIKYALVDELEFFKVLTVNDYKDIAKEHLKRDYENEKIAADLNALLDEGLISVARKNIYDGNEEITFVKMYELPFPQFKTEEDYWNSYTMQGTAEEISHYDFLTREIFVSSYSLARIDLYNRRIKTYQKLLGFMGNGDVAKNGMTRAEANQKIAEFQDLKKQEEDRMLTIGFDMSNVYFAIGNQAIMDGNYERAAAMFEELIKLEKLIYPAYFNLTASYEYLARSKDTPYDKEAEYLNKAKETLERAEKTFHRGKDMGNAAREQNQTYQQIKQFMARIDAQLKTTRQQADNLKAQAMKEDTFESYSSYANYIYQNRQDIEETLWAKLEAKKRARSKDHIIGVNKDISILYANLGDTASSITILNDTLKMPDLTRDERRGIEFDLANIYLNNKMYDEAISTYSKYTNELTQDGAFALYAIGHIYIEQNKIIEALNIYNDFKRIMSPLAASNDVIANLDKDVESRRLQIMQYLGTMNNN, encoded by the coding sequence ATGGCAAAACTTTCGCATCTGGAAAAAGAGTACATCAAAGCTAATTATAAAAATAAAAGCATTGATGAGCTTACAAAAAAATTAGAAAAAGACAGAGAGTTAATAGAAGAATATATTAATAATCTGCAAAATAGTCAAAAAAATAATACAAAAACTAATAAAGAAAAAGTAAATAAAGAAAATGGCGGAAATATACTTTCTAAATTATTCTCTAAGAAAGCAAATCAGGAACCTATTTATAAGAGATATGAAATTAAACCTTATCATCTTTCAAAAATAGATGCAATATTTGCTGCTGTAGCTTTTCTTTTCACATTCTTTTTGTATTTATTTACATTAACTCCTTCACTTTCAGCAGGTGATAATGGAGAGCTTACAACCGCTGCTTACTTCTTGGGAGTAGGGCATGCTCCTGGATATCCTTTCTATACTTTGATGTCCAAATTATTTACTTATATACCTTTTGGAAATATTGCTTGGAGAACGAATTTATTTTCCGGTACTTGTGCTGCAATAGCGATGATTTTCTTCTATCTTATTATGGTAAAAGTATTAGGACAAAATAGAGTTGAAAGAGGATTCTCTCCTATAGTACAGATACCTGCACTTTTTGCGAGCATTGCTTTTGCTATATCTGATAATATGTGGGCACAGGCTACAATGGCAGAAGTTTACAGCTTGAATATACTTCAAATAGCTTCTATGCTTTTAATACTTGTTTACTGGTTTGAAAATGTATGGAAGCATGCCAATGATGAAGTACCTTATTATGGAAATAAATATTTAATGGCTTTCGGCTTTTTGTATGGTGTGGCACTTGCAAATCACCATGTAACTTTGCCTTTCGCTTTTGCCCCTCTTTTGTTTATAGCCGTTGTTTTATTTTTGATACATAAAGATAGATATATCAATCATATAGAAACTTCATTTATATCAATATTTGTATTTTTAGTGTTATTATTTATAGGCGGTTTCGGATACTATAGATTTATTATGAATTATGAGGCTTATTTATATTTCCCTCCTGGAGTAGCTTCAAATGATTCCATATTCTCTATAATATTCAAGCCTTTCGCTGATATGAATATAATGAGCGATATATTTACAGCACTTGCTAATGGTTCTTATTTAAGACCTGATATGATACAGAATTTAAAAGCTCCATTCTATCCTACTTTATATAAAGGTATGTTCTTAGTATTTTGGCCTTTATTCTTAGTAGTTGTTTGGTGCTTAGTATATAGATATTTCTTATGCAAAATAGATAAATTCAATAATGATAATGACTTTATCACAGGAATATCAATATCATATTATAAAATGCTTTTAATGCTTGCAGTAGGCGTTATGATATATGCTTATATGCCTATAAGAGCCAGAGCATTGCCTCCGCTAAACTGGGGACAATTAAATGAACCTTCAGGCTGGGAGAATTTAAGCTATTTATTTAGTATGATACATAGAAAACAGTACGGAGCTTCAGGAAATGATATTGCTGCAGCCTTCATACTTCACCCAGAACAGGTATCTGCTTTAATAAATATATTCAAAACTCAATTAACAGTATTAGGCTTATTATTCTTAATACCCGGATTATTCCAGATATTCAAGAAAAATAAGTTTATAGGTATATTCTCAGTATTCGGACTTTTGAGTTTTGCCGTATCTTTAATGGCATATACTAATCCGCCTCCAAGTGTAAGAACTTTATCATTTGTTGAAGTTTTCTTCTTGCCAGCAACTTTATATATGCTTGTAATAATAGGATTCGGTATTCAATGGTATATGGAATATTTCAATACTAATATAAAAAATGTATTGAAAAAACCTTCTGAAGAAACTGCGGATACTAAATTAAAGCCTTATCATGCTATATCACTTGCGGCAATACTTGTTATAATGATACCTATATTTATAATGAATTTAAGCCGTAATAATAACTCAAAAGACTTCAGTAACCATGACTATTCATACAATATGATGAACTCACTTCCTGACAATGCTATATTTGCCACAGAGGGGGGAGATAACCAAGTATTCGGACTCGTATATTATACTATGGTAGAAAGAAGAAGACCGGATTTGAAAATATATGACCAGAAAGGTAATGTATTTGAAAGAATATACGGTAACCTTATGAAAACAGACGGCAGATGGCTTGGAGATATTAGTGATGCCGTTGATAAAGACTTTATAGAATCAGGCAGACCTTATTATATGGCTTGGAGAAGGGACGGACTTTACAGGCTTGGAGATTATTATTTCAAAGCTTATGGTTTGGTATTCAAAGTTCAGCCTATTAAATATGCTTTAGTTGATGAATTAGAGTTCTTTAAAGTTCTTACTGTTAATGATTATAAAGATATTGCTAAAGAGCATTTAAAAAGAGATTATGAGAATGAAAAGATAGCAGCTGACTTAAATGCATTATTAGATGAAGGTTTAATTTCGGTTGCAAGAAAAAATATATATGACGGAAATGAAGAGATAACTTTCGTAAAAATGTATGAACTTCCTTTCCCTCAATTCAAAACAGAAGAAGATTATTGGAACAGCTATACTATGCAGGGAACTGCTGAAGAAATATCACATTATGACTTCCTAACAAGAGAGATATTCGTTAGTTCTTATTCTTTAGCTAGAATAGATTTATATAATAGAAGAATAAAAACTTATCAGAAATTACTTGGTTTTATGGGTAATGGTGATGTTGCTAAAAATGGTATGACAAGAGCAGAAGCTAATCAAAAAATAGCAGAATTTCAGGATTTAAAGAAACAAGAAGAAGACAGAATGCTTACAATAGGCTTTGATATGTCTAATGTATATTTTGCAATAGGAAATCAGGCTATTATGGACGGCAATTATGAAAGAGCTGCCGCTATGTTTGAAGAGCTTATAAAGTTAGAAAAACTTATTTATCCTGCTTATTTCAATTTGACTGCTTCTTATGAATATTTAGCACGTTCTAAAGACACTCCTTATGATAAAGAGGCAGAATATTTAAATAAAGCTAAAGAAACTCTTGAAAGAGCAGAAAAAACTTTCCATAGAGGAAAAGATATGGGAAATGCTGCAAGAGAACAGAATCAAACTTATCAGCAGATAAAACAATTTATGGCTAGAATAGATGCTCAGCTAAAAACTACAAGACAGCAGGCTGATAATCTTAAAGCTCAGGCTATGAAAGAAGATACTTTTGAAAGCTATTCTTCTTATGCTAATTATATATATCAAAACAGACAAGATATAGAAGAAACTTTATGGGCTAAATTGGAAGCTAAAAAAAGAGCAAGAAGCAAAGATCATATAATAGGTGTTAATAAAGATATATCAATACTTTATGCTAATTTGGGCGACACAGCAAGTTCTATAACTATATTAAATGATACTTTAAAAATGCCTGATTTGACTAGAGATGAAAGAAGAGGCATAGAGTTTGATTTAGCTAATATTTATCTAAACAATAAAATGTATGATGAAGCTATAAGCACATATTCAAAATATACTAATGAGCTTACTCAAGACGGTGCATTTGCTTTATATGCTATAGGTCATATATATATAGAACAAAATAAAATTATAGAGGCATTAAATATTTATAATGACTTCAAAAGGATAATGTCGCCTTTAGCTGCTAGTAATGATGTTATAGCTAATTTGGATAAAGATGTTGAAAGCAGAAGACTTCAGATAATGCAGTATTTAGGTACTATGAACAATAATTAA
- a CDS encoding DUF3298 domain-containing protein, with the protein MIRNIITLSFILLIISCSNNKNNNINNNQTNTNAIETQTNETKTNELKQAEESNNNNTKNIEWISHHYYMKNDEGDFFSVYLNDRWPDYINSDSELMPNYEKIKAAFNYKNLNDIYQFYDKNSILDITNNRIYAEAENGDSIESTYSNITSFKMTSKSLNSSSKNINTTSSLKAAVYNYAYSDVSDTNEYGSASTFSYKDSIFLLIPDDTNKLEVYDKISFDINEGFNLNNLKRNENLEFEDKKGSISKLFENDMSDPYDEWLTNSADSYESSKSINITYFNDKTISITRTSTLYLGGAHGVYNNYNLVYSLETGEKIEVTNLIKDFDDDELRSIMRDKLLSIEDRDEESYLVPLDEITLADTSFYIYADGVHFVWPIYTITAYVLGETEIIFDFDEIRPFIKDEYLYIME; encoded by the coding sequence ATGATTAGAAATATTATTACATTATCTTTCATACTTTTAATAATATCATGTTCAAATAATAAAAATAATAACATTAATAATAATCAAACCAATACCAATGCAATAGAAACTCAAACCAATGAAACAAAAACAAATGAATTAAAACAAGCCGAAGAATCAAACAATAATAATACAAAAAATATAGAATGGATATCTCATCACTATTATATGAAAAATGATGAAGGAGATTTCTTTTCAGTTTATTTAAATGACAGATGGCCTGATTATATAAATAGCGATTCTGAATTAATGCCTAATTATGAAAAAATAAAGGCAGCTTTTAATTATAAAAATTTAAATGATATATACCAATTCTATGATAAAAACAGCATTCTTGATATAACAAATAATAGAATATATGCAGAAGCTGAAAACGGAGACAGTATAGAAAGTACATATTCAAATATTACATCATTTAAAATGACTTCCAAATCATTAAATAGTTCATCAAAAAATATAAATACAACTTCATCATTAAAAGCAGCAGTATATAACTATGCATATTCAGATGTTTCTGATACTAATGAATATGGAAGTGCATCGACATTCTCATATAAAGATTCTATATTTTTGCTTATACCAGATGATACTAACAAATTAGAAGTATATGATAAAATTTCTTTTGATATAAATGAAGGTTTCAATCTAAATAATCTAAAAAGAAATGAAAATTTAGAATTTGAGGATAAAAAGGGAAGCATATCAAAATTATTTGAAAACGATATGAGTGATCCTTATGATGAATGGTTAACAAATTCAGCTGACAGCTATGAATCAAGTAAATCTATCAACATAACTTATTTTAATGATAAAACTATATCTATAACAAGAACTTCAACATTATATTTAGGCGGAGCACATGGAGTGTACAATAATTATAATTTAGTATATTCATTAGAAACAGGTGAAAAAATAGAAGTTACTAATTTAATAAAAGATTTTGATGATGATGAATTAAGAAGCATTATGAGAGATAAACTTTTATCAATAGAAGATAGAGATGAAGAAAGTTACTTAGTACCTTTAGATGAAATAACTTTAGCTGATACATCTTTTTACATCTATGCTGATGGCGTGCATTTTGTATGGCCTATATATACTATAACTGCCTATGTTTTGGGTGAAACAGAAATAATTTTTGACTTTGATGAAATTAGACCTTTCATAAAAGATGAATATTTATACATAATGGAATAA